A genomic segment from Modestobacter roseus encodes:
- a CDS encoding glycosyltransferase family 4 protein, translating to MSRTLVVTNDFPPRQGGIQTFVAALLATRPPESLVVLASDHPGAAEHDARLPYPVVRAGTGMLLPTPDATRTAARLAREHGCDTVFFGAAAPLGLMAPALRRSGVRRLVGATHGHETGWVALPAARQLMQRIAAGLDELTYISAYTRDRLAPALGDRTVLSQLSPGVDVDLFTPDADGSSVRERYGLGGAPVVVCVSRLVPRKGQDVLVAGWTQVLARHPDARLLLVGGGPLELRLRREIANRGLGGSVVLTGGVPAGELPAHYAAGDVFAMPCRTRRAGLDVEGLGMVFLEAAACGRPVVAGTSGGAPETVREGETGHVVDPRSPTAVAGVLGDLLDDPARARAMGAAGRAWVEQRWSWTTIAGTFARLLSG from the coding sequence GTGAGCCGCACGCTCGTCGTCACGAACGACTTCCCGCCCCGGCAGGGCGGCATCCAGACCTTCGTGGCGGCGCTGCTGGCCACCCGCCCGCCGGAGTCGCTGGTCGTGCTGGCCTCCGACCACCCGGGGGCCGCCGAGCACGACGCGCGGCTGCCCTACCCGGTGGTCCGGGCCGGCACCGGGATGCTGCTGCCCACCCCGGACGCCACCCGCACCGCGGCCCGGCTGGCGCGCGAGCACGGCTGCGACACGGTGTTCTTCGGCGCGGCGGCCCCGCTGGGGCTGATGGCCCCCGCCCTGCGCCGCTCCGGGGTCCGTCGGCTGGTCGGGGCCACCCACGGGCACGAGACCGGCTGGGTCGCGCTGCCCGCGGCGCGGCAGCTGATGCAGCGGATCGCGGCGGGGCTCGACGAACTCACCTACATCAGCGCCTACACCCGGGACCGGCTCGCCCCGGCGCTCGGGGACCGCACGGTGCTCAGCCAGCTGTCCCCGGGGGTCGACGTCGACCTGTTCACCCCCGACGCCGACGGCTCCTCCGTGCGCGAGCGCTACGGGCTCGGCGGGGCGCCGGTCGTCGTCTGCGTCTCCCGGCTGGTGCCCCGCAAGGGGCAGGACGTGCTCGTCGCGGGCTGGACGCAGGTGCTCGCCCGGCACCCGGACGCCCGGCTGCTGCTGGTCGGCGGCGGTCCGCTGGAGCTGCGGCTGCGCCGCGAGATCGCGAACCGCGGGCTCGGTGGCTCGGTGGTGCTCACCGGCGGCGTGCCGGCCGGTGAGCTGCCCGCGCACTACGCCGCCGGCGACGTCTTCGCCATGCCCTGCCGCACCCGCCGCGCGGGCCTGGACGTCGAGGGGCTGGGCATGGTGTTCCTCGAGGCGGCCGCCTGCGGCCGGCCGGTGGTCGCCGGTACGTCCGGCGGCGCCCCGGAGACCGTCCGCGAGGGCGAGACCGGGCACGTCGTCGACCCGCGCTCGCCCACCGCCGTCGCCGGGGTGCTCGGCGACCTGCTCGACGACCCGGCCCGGGCCCGCGCCATGGGGGCCGCGGGCCGGGCGTGGGTCGAGCAGCGCTGGTCCTGGACGACCATCGCCGGCACCTTCGCCCGGCTGCTGTCGGGCTGA
- a CDS encoding AMP-dependent synthetase/ligase, with the protein MRELSVPPTATVGADDALTDMVTRNATEHPHDVGLRRQVDGEWRDVTWAQFAAEVAGVAKGLVAAGIGPGDRVGLLARTRYEWTVLDYAIWTAGAVVVPVYETSSPDQIAWILADSGARGIFVESTRHADDVESVRGEAADLGPVWVIDDGALDQLTTAGADVPDEELAARRRTLGSDSLATLIYTSGTTGRPKGCELTHGNFLFEVRNGITLLDRFINPDGSMLLFIPLAHVLARVLQVGAVDARTVIGHTPDVADLVGDLGRFQPTFVLAVPRVFEKVYNGAKAKAEGDGKGKIFDRAAQVAVDWSRAQDTGGPGLGLRLQHALFDRLVYGKLRAALGGHCAGAVSGGAPLGERLGHFFRGLGVTIYEGYGLTETTAAAAVNHDAAIRIGTVGRPLPGVDAAIAEDGEVLLRGGIVMRGYWRNEQATREAIDADGWFHTGDLGELDEQGFLRITGRKKEILVTAGGKNVAPAVLEDRLRAHKLVSQCIVVGDQRPFIAALVTLDAEALPAWLKSRGRDESLTAAQLRDDPEVLAELDTAVADANKAVSHAEAIKKYRVLAEDFTEANGTLTPSLKLKRGVVMKEFGDEVEAIYRK; encoded by the coding sequence GTGCGCGAGCTGAGCGTTCCCCCCACCGCCACCGTGGGGGCCGATGACGCCCTGACGGACATGGTCACCCGCAACGCGACCGAACACCCGCACGACGTGGGTCTGCGGCGACAGGTCGACGGCGAGTGGCGGGACGTGACCTGGGCGCAGTTCGCCGCGGAGGTCGCCGGCGTCGCCAAGGGGCTGGTGGCCGCCGGGATCGGCCCGGGCGACCGGGTGGGCCTGCTGGCGCGCACCCGGTACGAGTGGACGGTCCTGGACTACGCCATCTGGACCGCCGGCGCCGTCGTCGTGCCGGTCTACGAGACGTCCAGCCCCGACCAGATCGCCTGGATCCTCGCCGACTCCGGCGCCCGGGGGATCTTCGTCGAGAGCACCCGGCACGCCGACGACGTCGAGTCGGTGCGCGGTGAAGCCGCGGACCTGGGCCCGGTGTGGGTCATCGACGACGGCGCGCTCGACCAGCTGACCACCGCCGGGGCCGACGTCCCCGACGAGGAGCTGGCGGCCCGCCGCCGCACCCTCGGCTCGGACAGCCTGGCCACGCTGATCTACACCAGCGGCACCACCGGGCGGCCCAAGGGCTGCGAGCTGACCCACGGCAACTTCCTGTTCGAGGTCCGCAACGGGATCACCCTGCTCGACCGCTTCATCAACCCCGACGGCTCGATGCTGCTGTTCATCCCGCTGGCGCACGTGCTGGCCCGGGTGCTGCAGGTCGGCGCCGTCGACGCCCGCACGGTCATCGGGCACACCCCCGACGTCGCCGACCTGGTCGGCGACCTCGGCAGGTTCCAGCCGACGTTCGTGCTCGCCGTCCCCCGGGTGTTCGAGAAGGTCTACAACGGCGCGAAGGCCAAGGCGGAGGGCGACGGGAAGGGCAAGATCTTCGACCGGGCCGCGCAGGTGGCCGTCGACTGGTCCCGCGCGCAGGACACCGGCGGCCCGGGCCTGGGGCTGCGGCTGCAGCACGCCCTGTTCGACCGGCTGGTCTACGGCAAGCTGCGCGCCGCCCTGGGCGGGCACTGCGCCGGCGCCGTCTCCGGTGGCGCGCCGCTCGGCGAGCGGCTGGGCCACTTCTTCCGCGGGCTGGGCGTGACCATCTACGAGGGCTACGGCCTCACCGAGACCACCGCGGCTGCTGCGGTCAACCACGACGCCGCCATCCGGATCGGCACGGTGGGCCGCCCGCTGCCCGGGGTCGACGCCGCCATCGCCGAGGACGGCGAGGTGCTGCTGCGCGGCGGCATCGTGATGCGTGGCTACTGGCGGAACGAGCAGGCCACCCGCGAGGCGATCGACGCCGACGGCTGGTTCCACACCGGCGACCTCGGTGAGCTCGACGAGCAGGGCTTCCTGCGGATCACCGGCCGCAAGAAGGAGATCCTGGTGACCGCCGGTGGCAAGAACGTCGCCCCGGCCGTGCTGGAGGACCGGCTGCGGGCGCACAAGCTGGTCAGCCAGTGCATCGTCGTCGGCGACCAGCGGCCGTTCATCGCCGCGCTGGTCACCCTGGACGCGGAGGCGCTGCCGGCCTGGCTGAAGAGCCGCGGCAGGGACGAGTCGCTCACCGCCGCCCAGCTGCGTGACGACCCCGAGGTGCTGGCCGAGCTCGACACCGCGGTCGCCGACGCCAACAAGGCCGTGTCGCACGCCGAGGCGATCAAGAAGTACCGGGTGCTCGCCGAGGACTTCACCGAGGCCAACGGCACCCTCACCCCGAGCCTGAAGCTCAAGCGGGGCGTGGTGATGAAGGAGTTCGGCGACGAGGTCGAGGCGATCTACCGGAAGTAG